The Oikeobacillus pervagus sequence TTCAATTAATTTTGCCTTATTTACTTGGTACGGAATCTCAGTGATAATAATTTTTTCTTTTCCGTTTGATTTTTTCTCAATATCTACTTTCGCACGTAACGTAATAGAACCTTTCCCTGTTTCGTATGCTCTTCTAATTCCACTTCTCCCCATAATTAACCCAGCAGTAGGGAAATCTGGCCCTGGGATATATTCCATTAATTCAGTCGTTGTAATTTCTGGTTGCTTACTAAGAGCAAGGATTCCATCAATAACCTCTCCTAATTGATGAGGAGGGATATTGGTAGCCATCCCAACAGCAATCCCAGATGTACCATTCACAAGTAAATTAGGGAATCTTGCGGGAAGAACGACCGGCTCTTTCTCTGCTCCATCATAATTATCTTTATAATCAATCGTGTCTTTATTAATATCTCTTAAAAGTTCCATTGAAATCTTGGACATTCTTGCTTCCGTGTAACGCATGGCTGCCGCTGAATCTCCATCGACAGAACCAAAGTTCCCATGACCATCCACTAGCATATACCGATAGTTAAAATCTTGTGCCATCCGCACCATCGTGTCATATACTGCAGAATCACCATGTGGATGGTACTTACCAATTACTTCCCCTACGATACGTGCGCTCTTTTTATAGTCTTTTCCTGCTGTCATTCCTAAATCATTCATCGCATATAGGATTCTTCGATGAACAGGTTTTAAACCATCACGAACATCAGGTAAAGCACGGGAAACGATGACACTCATAGCATAATCTAAGAAAGATGAGCGCATCTCTTTGCTAATATTCACTTCTTTTACTTTTGGGTTAGGCGTATCGGCCATCTAAAGGACCTCCTTTTTATAAAAAGGTAAGGAAATACGACAATTTCCTCATAACTATTTTCTCTCACTATACGTAAATACAGGATAGATTTCCGCTATCTATCCTGCCTGCATACTTCAATCAAATATGAGCGTTATACATCTAAATTTTTAACATATTTTGCGTTTTCCTGTATAAATTGACGGCGTGGTTCGACTTTATCTCCCATCAATATTTCAAAAGTTTCATCTGCCTCAATTGCATCTTCTAAGTTCACTTGTAATAGTGTTCGTGTTTCTGGACTCATCGTCGTTTCCCAAAGCTGTTCAGGATTCATTTCTCCAAGACCTTTATAACGTTGTAAACCCGGCTTAGCATTATCTGGTAATGCAGCAAGGATTTCATCCAATTGCCGATCATTATACGCATAATTAATTTGTTTTCCTTGAGTAATTTTGTAAAGAGGTGGTTGTGCAATATACACATAACCCGCTTCGATAATTTGGCGCATATAACGGTAAAAGAATGTTAATAATAAAGTTCGAATATGTGCTCCATCTACATCGGCATCTGTCATAATGACAACTTTATGATAACGGGCCTTTGAAATATCAAATTCTTCCCCAATTCCCGTTCCAAGAGCCGTGATCATCATCCGAACTTCATTATTAGATAATATTTTGTCTAATCGGGCCTTTTCAACATTAATGATTTTACCACGTAATGGTAAAATGGCTTGGAAATGTCGGTCACGACCTTGTTTTGCGGACCCACCAGCTGAATCACCCTCTACGATATATAATTCACTTATTGCAGGATCACGTGAAGAACAATCCGCTAACTTACCCGGAAGGCTAGAAACCTCCAATGCACTTTTCCGTCGAGTGAGTTCTCTCGCTTTTTTAGCAGCAAGCCTTGCTCTTGCAGCCATTAATCCTTTCTCGACAATTTTTTTAGCAATGGAAGGGTTTTCGAATAAAAACATTTCGAATGTTTCAGAAAAGACTGAATCAGTTACTGCTCGGACTTCAGAGTTTCCAAGTTTCGTTTTCGTTTGTCCTTCAAATTGTGGGTCAGGATGCTTAATAGAAACGATAGCCGTTAAACCTTCCCGAACATCTTCCCCTGAAAGATTCGCATCAGATTCCTTAAATATTCCATTTTTTCGGGCATAGTCATTTACGACCCTTGTTAAAGCCGTTTTAAATCCTGATTCATGTGTACCGCCCTCATACGTATGGATATTATTAGCAAAGGATAAAAGATTACTTGTATATCCTTCGTTATATTGAAGAGCCACTTCCACTGAAATCCCGTCTTTCTCACCTTCCATGTCAATTGGTTCTTCATGGATGACTTCCTTCGAACGGTTTAAATGTTCTACATATGACTTGATTCCACCTTCATAGTGGTATTCATTTTTTCTCCCATTTTCTCTCAAGTCCTCTATGGAAATTTTTATATTCCGATTTAAGAAAGCTAGTTCTCGAATTCGATTTGCAAGTGTTTCGTATTCGAATTCTGTTGTCTCCGTAAATATTTCAGGATCTGGGGTAAAACGGATAACCGTCCCAGTGTGATCAGTCGTACCAACTACTTTCAAATCATCACAAGGAATTCCTCTGCTATATTTTTGATAATGGATGTTTCCATCGCGGTGGACATATACTTCTAAATTTTTGGATAACGCATTCACAACAGAAGCCCCTACACCATGTAATCCACCAGAAACTTTATAACCACCGCCACCAAATTTTCCTCCTGCATGGAGAACAGTTAGAATAACCTCAACGGCTGGACGTCCCATTTTTTCTTGTATTCCTACAGGGATTCCACGACCATTATCTTTTACCGTAATACTATTATCCTCTTCAATGATTACGTTGATTTCACTGCAGAAACCTGCCAGTGCCTCGTCAATACTATTATCAACGATTTCCCACACTAAATGATGAAGCCCCTTTGAACTCGTGGAGCCTATATACATTCCAGGACGTTTACGAACAGCTTCTAACCCTTCTAAGACTTGAATTTGATGTTCATCATAGGATTGAATTTGTTCGTTTTTCTCTTCCAAAGACACACTGGTTCACCTTCTCTTTCTCATGTAGGTCTAAAAAATCAATTTAAAGATGTAAGAATCACGAAGCCCCTTAACACATGGACCGCATAGAAGTTATTTACTATAAGACCTACGCAAATTATATTTGCAAATCCGTTTATTTAATGTGCTAGATGATAACGGTGAAAGAAACACTTTATCCGCCGTCACAACGACCGATTTAAAATCCCCTTTCACTAGTGAAATAACCGAATTCGATTGTTGATTAATCCAATGTTCATTTTCATGTGAAGAGCATACACTATTTTTATCGATAATGGAGATAATCTCATTTGTATGAACCATTACATCCTCACCAACATGCACATACATGAAACACACCTCATTTCATCTGAGACATTTGACCAGCATTTACCTGAAAGGTTGCCGCTTCACGTAATGTTTGATGGTCAATTCCATCCACGCTAGTCGTTGTCACAAATGTTTGAACTCTTCCTTGAATGGTATTAAGCAAATGGGATTGCCTATAATCGTCTAATTCTGATAAAACATCATCTAATAATAAAATGGGGTATTCACCGATTTCAGAATGAATCAATTCAATTTCAGCTAATTTAACTGATAGTGCCGTTGTACGTTGCTGGCCTTGGGATCCGAAAGTCTGAACATTCTTCCCGTTCACTTTAAAGATCAGATCATCCCTGTGGGGCCCGTACAAGGTGATTCCCCGATCAATTTCACGTTCCCTATTAGTGAAGAATTTCCCATTGTATATATCTACCATTTTCGACCAATCATCATCTTCTGATACGTCTAATGATGGATTATAAACAATTTCTAACTGTTCTAACCCTCTTGAAATACCAGAATGAATGGTTTTTGCCCATTCTTCTAGCAAATAAACGAACTCATATCTCTTTTTTATAATTTTTACTGCTACCTCAATCAATTGCTCGGTCAATATATCTAACATCGTCATATCCTGTTGTTTTTTCGTTTGCAATTGTTTTAGGTAATGATTTCTTTGCTGTAAAATTTTGTGATATTGATTTAAATCATGTAGGTAAACTGGAGAAACTTGACCAATCTCCATGTCAATAAATCGACGTCTCACTTGAGGGTTGCCCTTTACAAGATGAAGATCCTCAGGAGCAAACATGACGACATTCATGTTTCCAACATAATGGCTTAATTTCCGTTGTTCAATATGATTGCATTTAGCCTTTTTCCCTTTTCTTGAAATAAATAGCTCTAACGGAAGGGAATTATTTCGTTTTTGTATTCTACCTTTTATTTTAGCATACTCTTTGTCCCAAAGAATCAAATCTTTATCATTACTTGTTCGATGTGACTTTGCCATTGCTAATACATAGATTGCTTCCATCACATTTGTCTTTCCTTGAGCATTCTCCCCAAGGATTACATTCACTTTATCTTCAAACTGTGCTTCTAGGGAGAGATAATTCCTGTAATTCTCCAAGGTTAACTCAACTATAAACATGAACGTTACATCCTTTTTTTCTCCTGCATTAACGAACATCTTTCGAAACTTCTATTGGTAAAAAAAATCAAATGGAAGCTTACCTCATGATTGCGAAATTATGAATGAACCGACACCAGGGATTTCCACCCGATCCCCGATTTTAAGCTTTCTTCCTCTACGTTGATCTTGTTCATCATTGATATACACTTCATACTCACTTAAAAACCATTTAGCCATTCCACCTGTTTGAATTACATCTGCCAATTTTAGGAATTGACCTAACGTAATGATCTCCGTATCGATCGCAATCTTTTGATCCACCATTTTCACTGCTTTCGTTTTTAATCTCTAATTGTTAATTTTACTAAACTTTTTCATTTAACACAAAATTGTTTTCTTCCTATTTTTTTTCGCGAATGAACAGCCTAAGGGAAGGAGAAAAATCCTGCCTTCAATTTGGCAGGATTTTTGTTTTAACGCTCATCTGCAAACATGCTTATATCCATTTTTAATAAGTTCTTACAGGTAATATTAATTGGAGAATGGAATCATTATGGATTGGACGAATAACAAACGGCCTCATCGCACCTGTGAAATAAACATGAATTTCTGTATCTTCTAATGCTTTTAACGCATCCATCATATATTTTGCACTGAATGAAATCTTTAATTCTTCCCCTTCAATCAATTGACTTTTTATTTGCTCAATGACTTTCCCTATTTCGGGTGAATTAGACGAGATCTCAATTAAATCATCCCCGACGGTTGTCAATTTCACCACATTATTTCTTCCTTCTCGAGCAAGCAATGATGCACGGTCAATGACATGTAAAAATTCTTTTGCGTTTAATGTAATCGCCGTTTTACTATCAGTTGGTATTAAACGAGAAGTGTCTGGATAATTCCCTTCAAGTAATCTTGAGAAAAAGAGAAGATGCTTTGCTTTAAATAAGACTTGATTTTCCGTAATGACAATTTCGATTGGTTCTGTCGTGTCATCTAAAATTTTGCTTAGTTCACTTAAGCTTTTTCCTGGAATCACAACATTGTAATGAGCATCAGAATCTGTTTCAATGGCAGCCTTTCTTAAAGCTAAACGATGACTATCTGTTGCAATACAGATAAGCTCATTATTTCCCACCTGCCAGTTTACACCTGTCAACACAGGGCGTGTTTCTGAGGTGGACACTGCAAACACTGTCTGTCTAATCATCGTTTTTAATAAGTCGGTAGGGACTTTAAATACTTTTCCATCTTCAATTTGAGGTAAATGGGGATATTCATCCGGATCTAGTCCTATCAAATTAAATTCTGATTTTCCAGAACGAATCACCGTTTGAAAAGAACCAATTACTTCAATTTCAACTGTTTCTAATGGCAGCTTCTTCACAATCTCACTAAAAAATTTAGCTTGAATCACTATAGATCCTGGTTGTTTTATGTCTACAATAACATCCTCGTCTTCTTCTTTAGGGATAAATGATTCAATCGAAATGTCGGAATCACTCCCTGTTAAGGAAACACCTTCATCTGTTGCAATAATTTTAATCCCTGTAAGTATCGGGATAGTTGTTCTAGATGTAATAGCCTTCATCACATCTTGTACACTTTGGACAAGTCGATCACGTTGGATGACAAATTTCATTTTTAAAATTCCTCCATCATCATGCATATTTTTTTTACTAACGAATATATTAATAATTTATATAAAAATAGTAATAGTAGTAGTAGGGGCTGTGAATATGTGGATAACCCGGTTAATTGAAAGTAAATACAGTCTATCCACATGTGGACAGACTGTGCTTAAACCTAGATAAGTTATTCACATTATTCAGTTATGATTTTAATATACCCGTTATTTCTTTCAAGCTATGCTGTAGAGTTTGGTCAGTTTGTAGTAGCTTTGAAATCTTTTCATGGGCGTGAATAACGGTTGTGTGGTCACGTCCTCCGAATTCATCGCCGATTTTTGGCAAAGAGAAATCGGTTAGCTCCCTTGATAAATACATCGCAATTTGTCGTGGGAAAGCGATAGATTTTGTTCTTTTTTTCGCTTTAAAGTCTTCCAATTTCACATTGTAATGCTCACCAACAGCTCGTTGAATATCAAGAATCGTTACGACCTTTGGTTTTGAACTAGGGATAATGTCTTTTAATGCTTCTGCTGCAAGATCCGCATTAATATCTTTATTGATCAAAGATGAGTAAGCGACAACTCGGGTTAAGGCACCCTCGAGCTCACGAATATTGGAATCGATTTGATTAGCGATATAAAGCATTACTTCATTCGGTATATCAAGTCCCTCTGCTTTTGCTTTTTTTCGAAGAATCGCAATCCGTGTCTCTAAATCTGGCGGGGTAATATCTGTAATAAGTC is a genomic window containing:
- the recF gene encoding DNA replication/repair protein RecF (All proteins in this family for which functions are known are DNA-binding proteins that assist the filamentation of RecA onto DNA for the initiation of recombination or recombinational repair.); translation: MFIVELTLENYRNYLSLEAQFEDKVNVILGENAQGKTNVMEAIYVLAMAKSHRTSNDKDLILWDKEYAKIKGRIQKRNNSLPLELFISRKGKKAKCNHIEQRKLSHYVGNMNVVMFAPEDLHLVKGNPQVRRRFIDMEIGQVSPVYLHDLNQYHKILQQRNHYLKQLQTKKQQDMTMLDILTEQLIEVAVKIIKKRYEFVYLLEEWAKTIHSGISRGLEQLEIVYNPSLDVSEDDDWSKMVDIYNGKFFTNREREIDRGITLYGPHRDDLIFKVNGKNVQTFGSQGQQRTTALSVKLAEIELIHSEIGEYPILLLDDVLSELDDYRQSHLLNTIQGRVQTFVTTTSVDGIDHQTLREAATFQVNAGQMSQMK
- the gyrB gene encoding DNA topoisomerase (ATP-hydrolyzing) subunit B, with protein sequence MEEKNEQIQSYDEHQIQVLEGLEAVRKRPGMYIGSTSSKGLHHLVWEIVDNSIDEALAGFCSEINVIIEEDNSITVKDNGRGIPVGIQEKMGRPAVEVILTVLHAGGKFGGGGYKVSGGLHGVGASVVNALSKNLEVYVHRDGNIHYQKYSRGIPCDDLKVVGTTDHTGTVIRFTPDPEIFTETTEFEYETLANRIRELAFLNRNIKISIEDLRENGRKNEYHYEGGIKSYVEHLNRSKEVIHEEPIDMEGEKDGISVEVALQYNEGYTSNLLSFANNIHTYEGGTHESGFKTALTRVVNDYARKNGIFKESDANLSGEDVREGLTAIVSIKHPDPQFEGQTKTKLGNSEVRAVTDSVFSETFEMFLFENPSIAKKIVEKGLMAARARLAAKKARELTRRKSALEVSSLPGKLADCSSRDPAISELYIVEGDSAGGSAKQGRDRHFQAILPLRGKIINVEKARLDKILSNNEVRMMITALGTGIGEEFDISKARYHKVVIMTDADVDGAHIRTLLLTFFYRYMRQIIEAGYVYIAQPPLYKITQGKQINYAYNDRQLDEILAALPDNAKPGLQRYKGLGEMNPEQLWETTMSPETRTLLQVNLEDAIEADETFEILMGDKVEPRRQFIQENAKYVKNLDV
- the dnaN gene encoding DNA polymerase III subunit beta, producing MKFVIQRDRLVQSVQDVMKAITSRTTIPILTGIKIIATDEGVSLTGSDSDISIESFIPKEEDEDVIVDIKQPGSIVIQAKFFSEIVKKLPLETVEIEVIGSFQTVIRSGKSEFNLIGLDPDEYPHLPQIEDGKVFKVPTDLLKTMIRQTVFAVSTSETRPVLTGVNWQVGNNELICIATDSHRLALRKAAIETDSDAHYNVVIPGKSLSELSKILDDTTEPIEIVITENQVLFKAKHLLFFSRLLEGNYPDTSRLIPTDSKTAITLNAKEFLHVIDRASLLAREGRNNVVKLTTVGDDLIEISSNSPEIGKVIEQIKSQLIEGEELKISFSAKYMMDALKALEDTEIHVYFTGAMRPFVIRPIHNDSILQLILPVRTY
- the remB gene encoding extracellular matrix regulator RemB, with product MYVHVGEDVMVHTNEIISIIDKNSVCSSHENEHWINQQSNSVISLVKGDFKSVVVTADKVFLSPLSSSTLNKRICKYNLRRSYSK
- the yaaA gene encoding S4 domain-containing protein YaaA; translation: MDQKIAIDTEIITLGQFLKLADVIQTGGMAKWFLSEYEVYINDEQDQRRGRKLKIGDRVEIPGVGSFIISQS